The following DNA comes from Salvia splendens isolate huo1 chromosome 17, SspV2, whole genome shotgun sequence.
tcatacatctgtatatcatgagaaataagattttacgtatttaaatgagcgaaatttggatacgtaaattttatcatgggcgaaattcagaaattaaataagtgaaatgacatatttaccctctgcgccttttttatgaaggaaagctaagtttgaatctagaccacgtgattttaaaaatgtgtggtccagatttagttatagggttattacggaaattggggttatcattataatgcacccctatatagaTATTTGGATATTTATCCTtataatagtactcccttcgtcctaaaagtactccttccgtccaacaaaaaataattttattttaccattttagaatgtccataaaaaaatagtctcatttttaaATAGGCTAATTTTTTCTCTCATATTTCAtccactttttctctttctctcataTTATAAATAGAATGGAGtacttactttttctccatatcgctcttactttacctacttattctccttctctcttactctatCAATTTCACATTACAACCCGTGGCATCCACAAATAggactattttttttggacggagAGTGTATGAACTTTTTCCTTTTCAGTCTGTCTCTACACTACTAAAAATGTGGACTTCActatccactaatactactttcattattttttcttttcctctctcttactttaccaatagtacattaaaactcgtttcaatttttttttatttttttagagacGAAGGGATGATTATATTACACATTTGTCAATCATGACAGACACAGATCATATTCCAGTGAGAACTTTTTTTAAATAAGAACTTTGAGATcttaaaattatatttgttttatgataaataaaatttattggcATCAAAAAACATATCAATTCTTGTACTCTGTTAGGAATTGATACTAGGTCATGAATTGATATTCATTAATCAGTGAACATATTGCATTTGAATATTGAATCGCCAAAACAAGTCATGGGTCGTCGTCGAGTCTGTCACGGTGTCACCTATATTTGATTATCGGCGAGGAATTAATAGCGgcaatatactccatccatttCACTCTAGTGACatgatttccttttttggatgtCTCACTCTATATGACACATTTTTCAAAACTGCATAACATCACATCCTGAACAAGAAATACTCCATTTAGAGTGGGACGAATAAAGTAAAATGCAATTTGACTATTTCGCTTACACCTAATTTCACCTAATTTCTGGGAAAATAAAAGATGCTCTTATAAATtacatatatgtatgtatacaaGCAAATAATCCTAAAAACATTATTCTATATGCTATATATATGGTCTCATccttgaaagaatttgtattatTCAAACTTTATGGCAATAACAACACGATTTCACTTTCACATGTCCGGCGCCCTTGGAAATTTTCAAACGTTTGTATAAGCACATATACAAAATTGGGTAGAAACTTTACTctacaataataaaatattgatCTTAATTCTATCCTAAACCCCGTTGTTGGAATTTTTCAGTTGAACATTTTAAAAAAACGTTTTGTTTTTAATGAAACAACAAAaagaaacttttcatttttattgaaaCAAAAGAGAAAAGAGAATATCTAGAAGTATAAGTGACGTGAATCATGCACAAAATGCGAGTAGTATCTGGCAGTGagaataaatttgaattataatGATCTTCTCACTATCACCTTATATGACCTACCCATCTACTAATGCAAACTCAAGCAATGACGACCATATACAtgcttttatttattattcattattATTGATCTTTGCATGTTTTCAGTATTAATTTTTGTGGTTGATTTTGCAGCCCACACATGATTATCATGTGTCAACGGTATATACTTATTAGATGCTAGGATAAGTATTTCGACAATTAGATTTTCAATATCTCGTCACAACCACCAATTAATATAGATGAGATTAAAAATCGAAGAAGAGCTTTATTTTGAGAATTAAAGAAGTTGTGATGATGTATAGACTAGAATTGGATGGAAATAGAGAGTAGCCTAGTGTGGACATCAATACCTAATATATTAATGTGAAAAAATGATACTTCCCAGCCCCATTAGGTCGTGTGATCAAAACAATACACACAAGAGACAACATTTTAATTCATGCATTCTTTACAGTTCCACAAGAACGTGTGAAAGATCTATTCGGCTATGAAATTCTTCTTTAGGCTCGTaaatggcacgagttttaatgtgcaatAGGTAGAGTAAGAGATAGATGTGAAAAAGTAAGAGCGCGGGGGGAAAATATGGTGGAAGtcgtgttagtggattgtggggtccacattattagtggTTTATAATTGGTTCGAAACTTTCAATATTtagaattagtctaattttAGGAGATgacccaaaatggtaaaactattcaattttttgaggacggagggaatatttaatactaatagtaagttataatttaaaattattttgttgTACTAAAACTTATTTAATCTTGGATTAATTTATGTATCATCTATAGTGAATTTCATTCGTGggttttttttatgaagatgTGTGGTTATTTATAGCATTTCTTTATCATATATATTGGATTATCGACTCTTTCAACTCAGCGTTGCTTTTAATGATAACCACCATATATATTTCTAATTTCTATGCTCATCCTTTAACTATTTCTCTCTCAGTACCATCTCTATCGCATCTTTCTAATATGGCTACTATTGTCCGCTATGCCAACATCAAATAATAGCATACAACTTGTCATAACTGCATTTTCTAAAGATAATAAATTGCAGTTAATGGGTTAAAGATGCgggaaagaaagaagaaaaatggcTCATCCACGACTTTTAAATAGAAATAActgaataaaatcagagtatcatctcAACGATAAATAACTCAGAATTAATAACATCTCAACAATACGTGAActcgaaaaaaaatattttatcgcCAGCGTTCAAGTGCGAATGAtgccatgtatgaagacacgataGATTCAAAATACTAAATGATACATACTTCTTCATTGaccttgctcaacacccaccacgTCTATCACCGCTCAACTTGCACATTTTTTAAACCATATGCACGAATGAGTGACCTCAGGGCTGAGTAATTGATATACTCATTGAACATCTACCGAAATatacattttcataaaaaaatttgtCATGCCACCATTTAGTGACCTTAGGGTTTTAACGTTAAAAAGACCCAAGTCAATAAAACATTTCATCGTAAAATATGGTTTAGCAGCTCATCATCCATCACATCCATCATACCATATTTGAACATACATGACAGGGAATGTGGCCATATTCCAAATCACTAGACCGGTCAACTCGAAAGATGGAGCCTGAACTATATGTACACTAGTTCGAGTACGAATTGTGGCTCTACTGGGATctgaattcgattaaacatacatTCCACATCATTTTTCACATAAAAAccatcatatttaaaaaaaaaaagcccACCTCATTTACACAATTCCTCAACTCGACCTTCCGTTCTATCAAGTAGTGTACGTAAAAACCTCTTTTAAAACAAGACAATATACTGATCAAACTTTAGGAAATGCATGATGCATCGTACGTCACTACGTGGGTATTCATTTTATATTCTCGCCAGTCttagaaaaatcaaaagtcctcttatattaattaaatcggtTAATTTAATTCGTCACATTAATAAGCTCAGAAACTAATTAATGCAGCCCATCATATAGTCCTCCAACCTGTCGGcccaaatcctaaaaattgaaaaaagggAGCCTAATTCACTTAACATTGAAAACACTTAACCCAACTAATAATTTGATTCATCCCACATTCTATCCTTGCCATTTATTAAAACACAcggcccaaaataattaaattcttcggcccaaaaaatggaaattaagACCAGCCCCAAATCCAATTTTCATAATCAACACTATCGGCCCAAAGCAGCATGAGATTGAAAGGGATGGAGGAGTGGATCTTGATTGGTGGTGGAAATGATTTGAGGCTGCTGCTGTGAAATTATAGTTTTCACCTGCAGCTTGATATAATAATACCACTATAAAATCTCAACTAATTTTGCTTGTTTGGGCCCCTTCAACGTGGCCCAACACTTATAAGTGGGCTGGAACAATTAATTGATAAATTCCATTGGATTTCACCTACTTGTATTGTAGCTGCTGACATGTTCATTTACTTGTAATCTTAGCTCTCGTTCCTTTGGTGTAGTAGACCATATACTCATCTATGTATAACATTTCGATATACTAGAAATTCCATAAATGTATTTCCTTCTTTGGATCATTCGAAAATTCATATTCTTTGCCATTTCGATTTCTCTTATATTTGATCAAGTAGAATGTGTAAAGAACTTGAGTACATTGATAACATTCGGCTAAATATTTGATGTTCAGTAAAGAATaactaaaaaatagaaaatatcaagattcaagaaaaaGGTGACATTGCGCGgtcaaattgaaaaaaaaggtgcattttattttctatcATCTGTGTAGGAAACAAAATAAACCACGCCATTAGATTCCCAAGATCAGACAGGAGTGGAATATGCTATTGTATCTGCCTACTATACACGTTGTAAGACACCATCCCTAATTCAAAATAGTTCAATTcgttataaaaatcaaaataaaatagtactctcTCCTCCCAAAGTAGTTGGAGACAacttttttatatgaaatttaAGAAGTTGATATTGAAATATCAATATAAGGAgaataaagaaagagagaataagagaaaataaagtatgtgaACGAATgaaagagtaaagtagatgAGAGTATTGTTTTGTTCAAagtaaaatgactcaattaatttgAGACGGCCAGAAAATGAATAGGGCTTGACTATCTTGGGACAAAAGGAGTACTATTCTATCTGTTTTCTAAAAGTAGTTTTATTGGTGGATGATACTGTCGAAGCATATATAGAAGAAAAAAGATCCGTGATTGATACagtttaaaatagaaaatattacTACTCTGTCCCACTAAAGATGTCCACAATCTTGAGTGGTACGGtgttttaagaaaaaatatttagtgtaataaaatagaaagataaaATGCAGTTGGGTGTTTTAATAAGGAGAGAGGAGAGATGAATTTGTTTCCAAATACGGAAAATGGggtaaaataaaaaggaaatgtggacattttgagtgggacggagggtgtaTGTAATATAACCTCTATAATAGAatgatttctttttttacttagTGATCCTCTTATAAGGGAGGAATTGTACCCAATTATCCATTTAGAAATAAGAAAACATGTATACTATTATCTACAAATCACAATGTCTAGCATATCAATCCTTGCCTCTTTTGATTACCATCTCCAAGATGGTATCAGGCCAACTTATTAGAGTGGGGACTCGGAGAGATTTCATCACTATCCCAGGGGCATAACTTTCCCGACCTCTTTTCCTCGACACCGTGAGCAAACAAAATGTCAGAATCCGATAGTTTAAACACCAATTTCCCAATAGAATTTGTGGCACAATTTGCCGAATTCCTCAAACTTAGCCTTGATGCAGCCAATCCGAATCCAACCCCATCAGCACCTCCATCAAGCCAACCAGAATCCTTCGGCGAAGTTATGATTGGTTAAAtcatctaaaataaaaataccaaaatatttatgttgttgTATGGGTGAGAATATTAAGTTTCCTAAGATATATGCTCATGCCGTTTTGCAAGATTTAGTTCTCTAAAGATTTCAAatgtattcattatttaaaaaatattcgtTAATATAATTCTATATATGGATTCACCTCTATGTGTGGGATCTAGGATTGACTATAGTTTGAACACAAGTTGTTCACCGCCTGTTTTTCATATGCATGGTCAATAAAGCCTTTGACATTGAagcaatattttttatttaattattgtgtTGTctcattattaaatttataatctaTAATTTTCTTTGTGATagagaatttatttaattaagattTTTATATTGTTTAAAATCCAAGGGGTAGAGCAAACGTATGAATACTCTAAAAAGGCAACTTAATTATTTGCTAAAAACACCTTGACTCCTTGTCTCCTTGAGCAAAGAAAATGGAGAGCGGTTTTGTGGCTGGGAAAAGTCACACGTCGTCAATCAGATAGATAGAAGAAGagtgttaaaattcataatttttttcccacatcgacttggtaacgatcctagcttacctgtataagtgtggataaccctcccctcataaggccttttaaggggtgagtgacccatttaTAATAAAGAGCATTAAAAGTGATGGATACATGACTGATGTGTTCAATAAATTGCCTAAAAGTTAATCTATCTCTCCTGTTACTTTCACCCCCTTTGGCATTTTCTTGTGTTATAAATAAAGATCATTATCGATTTTGTCACCACAATGAAAtggaaaataatactaataataataaaggaATAAGAAAAGGAGCTTGGACTAAAGAGGAAGATCTTCTTCTCAGAGACTGCATTCGTAAATACGGAGAAGGGAAATGGCATCTCGTCCCTCTCCGAGCTggtaatttcttcttcttcttcttcttcttcttcttcttcttcttcttcttcttcttcttcttcttcttcttcttcttcttctctaatTTATTATCACTATATATATTTGCAGGGTTGAACAGATGTAGGAAGAGTTGCAGGCTGAGATGGCTCAATTATCTCAGACCAGATCTTAACAGAGGCTTTTTTACGAATGATGAAGTTGATCTCATCGTCAGGCTTCATAAATTGTTAGGGAACAGGCAAGTCTTCATTTCCTAATTTTTACGTACTTTTTTTGAGTCCAAAATAAACGAAGAAACTAAATACACAGAATTACGAAAATAATTaagaatttgaaattaattttagtataggcattaaatataaaaaatccaATGCTCAGTGCCTCCCATTGTTGATCTGGATGGTTTGTGCACGTTATGGCTAGATTTGGAATGTTATATAATTAATAGCTTTACCGTTAGATTTGGATGTTTGTCCTAATTTCTATATTAATTCAGAAGATTCacagtgaaaaaataaattatatagtaTTAAGTTTTATAAAATTGTATAGCCCAATTATGGACGAATCAACCCCAACCGTTAGATTTGGAAGTCAGTCCTAATTTCTATATTAATTCTGAAGATTCGCAGTGAAAGAATAAATTATATAGTATTAAGTTTTATAAAATTGTATAGCCCAATTATGGACGAATCAACCCCAACCGTTAGATTTGGAAGTCAGTCCTAATTTCTATATTAATTCTGAAGATTCGCAGTGAAAGAATAAATTATATAGTATTAAGTTTTATAAAATTGTATAGCCCAATTATGGACGAATCAACCCCAACCGTTAGATTTGGATGTCAGTCCTAATTTCTATATTAATTCAGAAGATTCGcagtgaaaaaataaattatatagtaTTAAGTTTTATAAAAGTGTATAGCCCAATTATGGAAGAATCAACCCCAACCGTTAGATTTGGATGTCAGTCCTAATTTCTATATTAATTCAGAAGATTCGcagtgaaaaaataaattatatagtaTTAAGTTTTATAAAATTGTATAGCCCAATTATGGAAGAATCAACCCCAACGATTATTtttaaacagaaaataaatttaacatGAATGATAATTATAATGCCTAGCTATATTCCCTAGTTAATATTTCTAAAATTAagttaatataaattaaatcacAGCATATTTAAATTAgagaaaaataggaaaaatcAAGTACAAAAATTTATAGTGCGATACCATGTCACAGAAAACAGACGACCAAAAACTTTTATGGATATGATATCAAGTTGCGGCATTCTATGATTAGGTCAACCGAAACACttactagtatttaattatccctaaaaataaaatctaaaaaatcaTACTCCTAATTAACAACAAAGGCTCAATCGAAACAGGAGAAGTTTATCTCTCTGTCTCCTCGATAAAAGATGTCAACAATTAGCGAACAAACCCTAAGTACTATTCACTCAAGTTGAAGTTAAGAAATTCGAAGCAATAAATAATTGTAACCCCCACTTATTTATATCTACAAAGCAACAAACTGTGATTTGGTTGTGACATCTCAGCTACTCCCTTTGAAAAATTTATCTTAACATTTTTTAGCATGTGATTTTGTacatggtttttttaatttaacttttaaatattaaaataaattaaaggaaTATAAcgtgttatttttaatttgcaCACGTTTTGTTATCCAACAACGGAGGCAGATGGTCGTTGATCGCCGGCAGACTTCCCGGACGGACTGCCAACGACGTCAAGAACTTCTGGAACAGCCACATTTCAAAGCGACCGCCGCCTCCGCCCAAAGAAAAAGCCATCACCGAGAGCAACATCGTAAGGCCTCGAGCTCGGACCTTCTCCAACTCACACCCACCGGCTTGGTCCACCAAACTAGCCGTATCGAGCTCATCCACGCCCGCTGAGAAACTAGCTACGAACAGCGATCCAACGAGGTCGTCTTCATCGGCGCTGCAGGACGATCTGGATGAATGCATGCGATGGTGGGGAGACTTGATCAAGATGTCGGAAAATGGGGAAAAAAATCAGTTTATGTTCTCTGATGATGACGTGGCATGTGTACCGGAGCCGGCGATCGGCGATCTAGGTGGTGCCGATGAAGAAGGCTTTGACGTTTGATGATTGATATACATATATCCTTATGCTTGTTGTGtgtaaaatgaaatgtgagataaactctaaaaatataataaagtgTTTATTGTATTAATATTTCATTACACATCATGCCTTTCATGAACTTCAAATTAAATCGATCCTTAGAAAATAGAGGATGCACCCATATCAACCCTGAGTTCGAAAAAATATAACCACATGTTTCTGTAATACTATCATTACTCACATTTCAAATCCTTCTCAACTTTTTCTTGCTTATTTTACCTCTGAAATCTTTGAGGTCATAATTAActtagattttttaaaattattacttgcatatattaataaaattttagatatatatatatatacatcacatttaataataataataatatacttgctgatatatttttgttattatttaaaaatcatttaCATGATATTatctaaaaatatataaatatgtatagttactgttttttaaaaaatccaaTGTGTATTTTTACTTATTATTTACAACACATTATATTATTGTATAATTCAAaagttttttaataaattactagTACGTATGAACTTTAAATGTTAGGATTTgaattcaaaaaatattaatgaatTTAGACTAATTATGTCCTCAAAACTTTCggaaaaaatggaaaagaaaaagtTAATGATAATTTAAATGTGATTAATGATTTTTTTGAGACTAGCTTATGGTCATATTTTTCTGAGTTAAGGTGCCTAATGattttcatttattatattatgTCATGGTagattttcatttgttattgaCTCATTGTCATAAGAAGCATAATTAATACTTAGAAAGTTTGTTAGAGTTGAATATATGAATAAAAAGTTTGTTAGAGTTGAATATATCAACAACAAGTTTGTTAAAGTTAAGAATATCACTAAATAGAAAGTTTGTTAGAGTTGATCatatatgaataataaattaatggGGTAATTGATAACTgtttgtaaaaaagaaaaaaattaatgttataGATGAACCCTCCGAATTTGGTGTAGCATCAAATCAGGAAATAGCATTGTGTTTTATGCCCATATCTTGTCAGTTCGAAGAATTAAATGCTTAGTTTTCTGTCCCCAAAACACAAAATTTTGAGGATAAACctaatagataaataaaattgTTGAGAGAGAAATTAACTACTCCATTAAACTTTCAAATTTTGTTCGTTCATATATATTCCTATGGGAATGTATTCATATTCAAACGCTAAATAAGAGTAAAACTCAAAACACTTGCAGTCCATTAGATCTTGTGATCTAACGGCtagattaatgtcacgtgtcatctaataatgtagatttttagccTAATAACGTAGCTCGgataataatgtagcatttttatcctaataaaataatgtaaatttccAGTCTGATAATGtacctcggctaataatgtagaattttagtataataatgtagcttatcacaaccatccaatctaaggatccaagggctgtgatttGTGCTGTGTTTTACACTAAGAAGATGTAAGGACTCTAATACCCCTATtcttatgtatatatataccttCAATATGTTGTAATAAAAATCCATTttcttaaaaatccattttcttaaatcttgtgtAAAAAATAAATGTCTCTCACTGAGGGAGTATATCATTGTACTGGTAGGAGGTCCCTTTGGTATATTCAACTGCATTGCATTAACGTAGTATCTTATTGCACCGACATGATTATCACGTATACCTGCATGGACCAGAGAATTTACTACACTATCacttcaatttattttaattaattaacacatCCTTCAAATGGCTACAATTCAAACATGTCCGTCCCCAAAGAACATCTGTTCAAGAAAGTAATGTGAACTCCAACAATTCCCCTTTATAAATCAAGCCATAACATATTTGCTCATAAAACGAACTTAAAagtgaatgaatgaatgaataaaGAAGATTGAGAAAGTTTTAAGGAATAGAACACCACTTTAGGACATAAGACTTTCTCCAAAATAATAAAGACAACCATTGACAATTTTCACTAAAGCAATTAATCTTATAATGACATCTATGCGTTCATaattttaacatacaaaattgaaaaaagttTTGAGTTCTGTATCAAAAAAtagtacttcctccatcccaaaagaatatgcactttgagttcggcacgagctttaatgcaaaattgattaaGTAATagaaaggtagagagaaaaagtaattaaaatattattagtgggaaatgggtcccaccttattagaaaaaagagagttttcaaaattgaaaaatgcatattcttgtgggacgaactaaaaaatgaaatagtgcatattcttatgggttGAAAgcatttgatcacaactctaaTATTATGTTTACGTATATATAATTATTGATATTGTCATAATAGCCTTATTAATTTCTAGAATCGGAGAAAATATTCACTAGTcctttgaaagagcaggttttcAGTATTGTGTTATATGCAGGTGTGCATCCAACTGATCAGGATAATATCCTAACCTAACTGAGTCATTGGCACGACAACTTAAACCTGGTATcaattaaatttcctcaacccacttctactgattagtatagtggaggtaagggtcgaatcccacagagatgatgcgtttgggtaattgtggtgatattctggaagagtttggttagctaccacgcttgggttgagactCTACCTATACAGGAATTAAAGGGgtgtactctactgactgggtggtgCGAAAGTGAACGACATGTggttgtgtacgtgagagtgggggacaaggtgtttcagggtcatgtggaaagtagatgattactataaaaggctaaacggaatatcagagaataagaggCAGTTAGGTGACTACACTGTCaggtctgtagggtaccagcagaaaagtaaaggacaaaagcaaaaagtaactaaaaagtaaaagtggtcccaaacttagatgtggatgttgtcttctccaacaaacatgaacaaaatcaaacaaactcagattccatagaTGAAattacagattaacaactccacAAATTAGATCCACAATTAACTCACTAAAATTTAAAGATTAAACAAGCGAAATCGAGAACTACACATACTGgacgacatgcaaggtgacagaaCTTACGTAGACTCAATTTTCGCACTTAATCACTTCGGGAATTAAATCTAAACATCAAACTTAACTAACAACTCAGATCGAACAACttcaaatgaaatcatgcttccaacacttagaaacaaccgcaacaactagatctaagctacctaggcagaatgaaacagattcaaaccgaaaagagatgcataaaaacaacttcattgcataaaacgtttggatctaaacgaaaTACTTCAAAAGATAAACGAGAACTAAGTTATGCAACAAATCCaacgaaagaaaacaagtaaaggttaactaagaaagcgaataaagattgttttgccactccgggcgatggaactgctacgactacgaaatagactggctggaacgatggaaggcgaatctccggcgaactgatggaacttcaggtgaccatggctgtggcgaggaatgagaaaaCGTAGGGCAATGCTGAaggaactgatctaccgagagaggatactctaactaagtgtggatgttgattttttcttcttctctccaagtggcttccttttatagggaggcccgCCCTtaatttttagggtagactctcttcgtgaaatgactcttttgcccttgtttgtggttgatccttcccaacaatcattcttctccatctcgagcctttttggcatgcatcctggtcagtattgcacccccctggcgctcttttcacctgagttatccgaacCTTTTCATACTGACTAGAACCCTTTCcgtgcacactttagcaactgttttgcagatataatccaattaagcacgttatactgaccagtaaccaaggcctagaattcAGATGCGGCCCGACTTGGCGTTGCGAGCATTCGGGCCGGACCCAGACCCCaattcaaacttttttttaattcaaaattttcttataaatatCATCTCATTCCACGCtattttcatttctattttacTTCATTTCTATCCCTCTTATACCAAATCACCCAAATAGTTTGTAGTTTGGgtgattttatgttttaatgtatttatctatatttgtaattttcaattttcgaACGAAGAATgagttttccgtgttataaTTGCTGAACGTTTTCTAtttttacgagtaaaatagtTTATggttgtgaatagtgcaattta
Coding sequences within:
- the LOC121775531 gene encoding transcription factor MYB114-like; translation: MENNTNNNKGIRKGAWTKEEDLLLRDCIRKYGEGKWHLVPLRAGLNRCRKSCRLRWLNYLRPDLNRGFFTNDEVDLIVRLHKLLGNRWSLIAGRLPGRTANDVKNFWNSHISKRPPPPPKEKAITESNIVRPRARTFSNSHPPAWSTKLAVSSSSTPAEKLATNSDPTRSSSSALQDDLDECMRWWGDLIKMSENGEKNQFMFSDDDVACVPEPAIGDLGGADEEGFDV